Proteins from a single region of Tachysurus vachellii isolate PV-2020 chromosome 15, HZAU_Pvac_v1, whole genome shotgun sequence:
- the cul5a gene encoding cullin-5a, which translates to MAMSNLLKNKGSLQFEDKWDLMRPIVLKLLRQESVTKQQWFDLFSDVHAVCLWDDKGPAKIHQALKEDILDFIKQAQARVLSHQDDTALLKAYIVEWRKFFTQCDILPKPFCQLEITLMGKQGSNKKSNVEDSIVRKLMLDTWNESIFSNIKNRLQDSAMKLVHAERLGEAFDSQLVIGVRESYVNLCSNPDDKLQIYRDNFEKAYLDSTERFYRTQAPSYLQQNGVQNYMKYADAKLREEEKRALRYLETRRECNSVQALMECCVNALVTSFKETILAECPGMIKRNETDKLHLMFSLMDKVPSGIEPMLKDLEEHIISAGLADMVAAAETITTDSEKYVEQLLTLFNRFSKLVKEAFQDDPRFLTARDKAYKAVVNDATIFKLELPMKQKGVGLKTQPESKCPELLANYCDMLLRKTPLSKKLTSEEIELKLKEVLLVLKYVHNKDVFMRYHKAHLTRRLILDISADSEIEENMVEWLREVGMPADYVNKLARMFQDIKVSEDLNQVFKEMHKHNKLALPADSVNIKILNAGAWSRSSEKVFVSLPTELEDLIPEVEDFYKKNHSGRKLHWHHLMSNGIITFKNEVGQYDLEVTTFQLAVLFAWNQRPREKISFENLKLATELPDAELRRTLWSLVAFPKLKRQVLSYEPQVSSPKDFTDSTLFFVNQEFSLIKNSKVQKRGKINLIGRLQLTTERMREEENEGIVQLRILRTQEAIIQIMKMRKKITNAQLQTELVEILKNMFLPQKKMIKEQIEWLIEHKYIKRDESDINTFIYMA; encoded by the exons ATGGCGATGTCGAATTTATTAAAG AACAAAGGGTCCCTCCAGTTTGAGGACAAGTGGGATCTGATGCGCCCAATTGTCCTCAAGTTACTTCGCCAGGAGTCTGTAACCAAGCAGCAGTGGTTCGATCTTTTCTC AGATGTTCATGCAGTCTGTCTATGGGATGACAAAGGCCCAGCAAAAATTCACCAGGCTCTGAAGGAggacattttagattttataaaGCAAGCCCAGGCG AGAGTGCTCAGTCACCAAGATGACACGGCCCTCCTCAAGGCTTACATTGTTGAGTGGAGGAAGTTCTTCACTCAGTGTGATATACTACCTAAGCCATTTTGCCAGCTTGAGATCACGCTAATGGGGAAGCAAGGAAGCAACAAGAAGTCCAACGTGGAGGATAGCATAGTGCGTAAg CTGATGTTGGACACTTGGAACGAATCCATTTTTTCCAACATCAAGAACAGGCTACAGGATAGTGCAATGAAGCTGGTCCATGCTGAAAGACTCGGAGAAGCTTTTGACTCTCAGCTGGTCATCGGGGTGCGCGAGTCTTAtg TGAACCTGTGTTCCAATCCTGATGATAAGCTGCAGATCTACAGGGATAACTTCGAGAAAGCCTACCTGGACTCCACTGAGAGGTTCTACAGGACACAGGCTCCTTCCTACCTACAGCAAAATGGAGTACAAAACTACATGAAATAT GCAGATGCTAAATTAAGGGAGGAGGAAAAACGTGCACTACGCTATTTAGAGACACGACGTGAATGTAACTCTGTTCAAGCA CTTATGGAATGTTGTGTAAATGCACTGGTGACGTCGTTCAAAGAAACAATCTTGGCAGAATGTCCAGGCATGATTAAACGCAACGAGACTGACA AGCTTCACCTGATGTTCTCGCTGATGGATAAAGTGCCCAGTGGAATTGAACCCATGCTTAAGGATTTGGAGGAACACATCATCAGTGCTGGCCTGGCTGACATGGTTGCTGCTGCTGAGACGATCACGACA GACTCTGAGAAGTATGTGGAGCAGCTTCTCACTCTGTTCAACCGCTTTAGTAAACTTGTGAAGGAGGCATTCCAGGACGATCCTCGATTCCTCACAGCCAGAGATAAA gCATACAAAGCAGTTGTGAACGATGCCACAATATTTAAGTTGGAGCTACCTATGAAACAAAAGGG AGTGGGCCTTAAAACGCAACCCGAGTCCAAGTGTCCAGAGCTGCTAGCCAACTACTGCGACATGCTGCTGAGGAAGACGCCACTCAGCAAGAAGCTCACCTCAGAGGAGATCGAGCTGAAGTTAAAAGAAGTG ttGCTGGTGCTAAAATATGTCCATAATAAGGATGTATTTATGAGGTATCATAAAGCCCATCTAACCAGGAGGCTGATCCTGGACATCTCAGCTGACAGCGAGATTGAAGAGAACATGGTCGAATGGCTCAGG GAAGTCGGTATGCCGGCCGATTATGTCAACAAGCTAGCTAGAATGTTCCAAGACATCAAAGTCTCAGAGGATCTAAACCAGGTCTTCAAGGAGATgcataaacacaacaaacttGCTTTACCAG CTGACTCCGTAAATATAAAGATCCTGAATGCTGGAGCATGGTCACGCAGCTCAGAGAAGGTCTTTGTTTCACTTCCTACTGAGCTGGAGGACCTCATCCCTGAAGTTGAAGACTTTTACAAGAAGAATCACAGCGGCAGAAAGCTGCACTGGCACCACCTTATGTCCAACGGCATC atcACATTTAAGAATGAAGTGGGTCAGTATGACTTGGAGGTCACAACCTTCCAGCTGGCTGTTCTTTTTGCCTGGAACCAAAGACCCAGAGAGAAGATCAGCTTCGAAAACCTGAAGCTTGCCACTGAGCTGCCCGATGCAGAGCTGAGACGCACACTCTGG tCTCTCGTTGCCTTCCCAAAACTCAAACGACAGGTGCTATCATACGAACCTCAAGTGAGCTCTCCCAAAGACTTCACCGATAGTACATTGTTCTTCGTTAACCAGGAATTCTCCTTGAT AAAAAACTCCAAGGTGCAGAAAAGGGGGAAGATTAACCTGATTGGCCGCCTACAGCTGACTACAGAGCGaatgagagaggaggagaacGAGGGCATCGTTCAGCTAAGAATATTAAGAACACAg